ACCAAAATGAATATAcaaccaataattaattattttcgtccCAACATAAGTAAATTCCGTcccaataattaaacaaaatgacTACAACAAAATAACTACAACCAAAATGACTACAACAAAATAACTACCCAATTCACGAACCCAATTCACGAACACAAGTAATTCGAATTAAACAATGTCACCAAaataattcacgaaaataacATGCTTCAACTTGTTGTGTAAAATAACATCCTTATTCACGAATTTAAAATCAACGAAATAGGATACTTActtgatttgaagaagaagccatggtgTATGCCTTCGGACGTTGAAAAAATCGTGAATGCTCTCCTTCAAGTTCAAAAAATTGATTCTCATTCAAACATGgacaaacaagaaaacaaagcaaaaaaaaaaaaaaatcattccaAATTTACCTTCGGTTTGGAatgctctcctctctctcaaaaattTCCCCGATgctctttctcctctctctctctttctcggctgcctctctctctcactctctctcaaaaaataaactGATGCCGTGAATTCAAATTGGAATGCGGCTAGGTTAAAAGTTCTAATTCTTATACATGTAAATGGGTTTCTTGGTCAAACAAGCCTTAAATTGCCTTGTGAATTTGAGATACAACCGTGTATATCCCCCCAATAAAGCTTCCGCGATTCTCGCCTATCTGtatagccgtatgaattgtccaatcaccctttaagcttataattaaaaaaaaaaaaggttttcgtgtataaatagaagaaatagtagtaaattaagggtaaaaaatatgaatattatataaaatgatatgaaaaattattttaaaaacatttaaTAGCTTACCCGCCAGTACTGAGTAGCCGTCCGCTGTAGCCGTGAGTAGTTTCTTACCCATGGCTACGGCAGCCGGCTACATATTTCTGGCGGGTACTTGGTCGTAAGGTGTATTATGTTtcattgattcataatatatgattttgtaatttttttatccaccatttgctattattttatgtgttacaatattaattcatattcaatcaaataaactaaataaatttagacttattgagtttattttgtcaatctccttctcgtgaatttactgcaaagagattcccaccctataaagctgcattgtagccgtatgaattgtccaatcaccctttaagcttataattaaaaaaaaataggttttcgtgtataaatagaagaaatagtagtaaattaagggtaaaaaatacgaatattatataaaatgatatgaaaaattattttcaaaacatTTAATAACTTACCCGCCAGTAATGAGTAGCCGTCCGCTGTAGCCGTGAGTAGTTTCTTACCCACGGCTACGGCAGCCGGCTACATATTTCTGACGGGTACTTGGTGGTAAGGTGTATTATGTTtcattgattcataatatatgattttgtaatttttttatgcaccatttgctattattttatgtgttacaatattaattcatatacaatcaaataaactaaataaatttagacttattgagtttattttgtcaatctccttctcgtgaatttactgcaaagagattcccaccctataaagctgcattatacccgtgaattgtccaatcaccctttaagtttataataataataaaaattaggtctgtttaaaaatttaaaatcaagagTATTATgaaactagaattttttttaaagctaaTGAAGTATTTACCCGCCTGTTAATCCTAGCCGGTCACAGTAGCCGCCGGGATCCATTTACAGCCGGCTACTGCTAACGGCTACGATTAACAGGCGGGTAATTGTTGTAttagcttcaaaaaaaaaaacttgtttcATAATAcgcttcatttaattttttttcaactttcttataGATGTTTAATAACATGAAAACCTGTCCTTATTTTTTCGAACTTCAGGCATTTTAGGGTTACAAATAATGACGTAAGTTAGCAAATAATGTCATTTCCTCAGATTTAGAGTCATATTTAACTACctctcttacacattttcttatacaagtgtacttgtgtaagaaaagtgtaagaacttttacggaAAAGGAtgcaaagtgggtagttttataagacATCTTATATGAGTGGGTAATTTTGTAAGATAACTAAccaaagtgggtactttaaattccgtccctaaaatttattatttatattcacttaaaataaaaattgattttttagtTGGGAAAAGTTTTTAGTTAAACTTATCCCCCTTTActactttttatatttatattttgtttctgaATTCAAACTTAATATCGAGATTGACCTGACCGACCTATTTCACAATCCAAGGCAAATTTTCGTGGACTTGACGACCACTTTCCAGTCTCGTCTGCTCTTGCCCATGGCGCTCCTGCTTTCCGTCAGCTTCTCGATGCCGCACTGCCACCGCCAAACTCAATTTCAGGTGACCTCTATTCTATTCTAACTGacaactttgtttttctttcaaCAAATCGAAGACTTCTACTATAACAGGACAAGATAAACCAGATAAAACCTATTTGATTTCTACGGATGTGTTCGTATTTTGGATGTATTGCCGTTTTATGTAAGCTTCCTTTGCTTTATGTTTGCGGCGCTTCTGCTTCGTATCACTTTGACGAAGTGGACTGAACATGAGAAATGTTGCAGTTGTTAACACGCTTGCTGTGTTTGAAGTTAAAATGTGAAATTATAAATGTCAGTTGAGTTTATTTAGTGCCCTTTTCTGATTAGTGTTTTTTGTAATAATGTCGGTCATGATAGATTGGGAGAGATAGCTGATACTACTTGATTTTTATATGTTAGCTGTggaaaatataatttgttataAAATGATGGTATTTTATGTAATATGGTTTCTTAGTGAGTGTTTGGTTTGAATGAGCTTTAACCTAAGTCAAAACTGTGGAATTGTAGATATATACGCTAGTGCCTGCAGCTGGAATATATCGTTTCATTGTTAGACACTCTGAATCTTCCCTTCCTTCTTCCTTATTGACAAAAACCCTATTCTTTTTCTCCTCTGCTTTTTAATTTGCTATGTTTATCAGCTTTTGGGAATGTTAAATATGGTTACATTGTCAAAACTTTAGTTGTTCCTTGTGCTGCTGCATGATGGAAGCCTGAATATAACTTCTGATTTGAAGCTCGAGTATGATCACAATCTGGCATTTGACATAATTGTGCATTTGAATGCTGATAAATGTTTAGACTTGAGCTGAGACTACGTAAACCTGCTTATCTTTGTACCTAAGAATGTTTCACAGACTTAACACGCGATGAGCACCTTCTGAAAAGTAGAAGTCAGTCAGTGCTTGCAGAGTTTTATGCTATCTTTTTACTCGGGTGCTCCTGTATGTAAATTATCGTTCTGTTTGCTTGCTTTTGTTTCATATGATAATCTTATATGCTGTATGTCATTCTATTTGATTTGTTATCATAATTATATACCTCAACCTCACTCTTGCTGCAGGCATCCCACTCAAGCAGATTAACTGGTGGAAGACTATTAAATTCACTCACCAGCAGAACAGGTACTTTTCTTATCTTTTGCTTGATGATAATTGTTTGACTGGCTGCATACTTCAAGGTTGTCTCTTGGTCATTGTGTCACTTAGCTTGATGTGCAATCACTTAGGATGAGATGCAACTCTTTGTGGAGGGTCCCTATTAACATGGAAAGGTTTTTAAGAAAAGATGTAAACTTGGAATAATAGGTCATTACTTTCTGCAGTTCTTAACCAaccaattaaataaagaaattgaaTTTATTGATGCACTCCTTAGAACCCTAAACCCTTAGAAGGCTTTTTCGATCAAAAATATCCTCTTCGGATGTTCCAATAAGTGGTGCCTTAGATTCAAGAATACAGTCTCACACTTTGCCATGCCAGTTTGGCTTTCATTTTCTCTTCTGTTTTCATTTAAAGGTTTTTTaacataataattatatcaaaaTGCATACACTGGGTGTGGCAAATGGCATACCAACTCGATTAGATTGTTCTTTTCCACCTCCTCCAGTCTCTTTACCTTTATGATATTCCTATAATCCTACTTCGTATTTCTATTTGCCTGAATGATACGACTGTTCTTATTATAACTTGAGATTCAATAggaaaggggaaaaaaaagaatattgcTTGTGCAACAGCCCtgttctatttattttttgatgatTTGTGCAACAGCCCTGTTATCCCtaggtcaatttttttttccctgTATAGATTGGTCTGATATATAATCCTTGAGAAAATGaactatcaatacgtaatgctATAATGCCGTGAAATATAATGAATTTACTCTAAGGGCGAAGGCGAAAAACTTTGAAGTATTAGAAGAAGCAACTAGTTGATTACATAGGGAGACCGTTTGGGCCACTCCCCTCATAACTACTCTGCCCTGGTTGATTATGATAAACGTAGTCGTATCTAAAAACACATAACCACATTGTAGGTTTTCAGTTTTCTGGAGTTATCTACTTTTTGATGAAAGTAGAACTAGGGCATTGTGTAGGTGCATAAATGATATTGGTTAGTGAAGTTTGTGTAACTGCCACAGTGAAAAGGCATCTATCGCCCAAGTATTCCGGTGGAGGCGTGATTTCATTGAACGAGAGCCATCGTTGCAACTCAAGACAGTGGCTTGAGCCCGTTTTGTGTGATGTTGGTGTATGTTGTTGTGTCAATGTCCAGATTTCAGGGTATTGGATGGGACCAGATGTAGAAGATGGATGGGGTTTCGTAGAAGCATCTGTATTGATACTCGCTTCTTCCCACTCGGGACATATGTGGTAATTAGAAATTGTTCTACTTCAATTTTGCAGCTAAATTTGACTCCCCTAATCTCCACAAACCCAGATTGCTTCCCTAACTCGAATCTTGTGAGCATGTTAGTCTAGATGGCGTCCTTATTTGGGAActtataaactttgaaatttcataatttaggATTCTCTTCTCTAATTTATAAAGCTTAATTATTTAAACACATTATAAGATGTCTAGAATAAGATTAGTCAAACATCCTCTTATTACATCAGCCTCTTTTATATCATATATACTTGCAGCCAGTGGCAGAGACAGGAATTTTGTTCGGGGGCTGAACTTTTCCCGTTCCCGATTTTTAAGCATTccgtacattttagacatttttttttcaaaatgcaAGCATAAGAGTAATAATAAAGTCTGATATCCCGACCTTTCCCTAAGAAATATAGAAGACCTTTAACTAGTATACTATTGATACACGCTCGATATttgataattatattatatcaagGAAATTGATATAGATTCGcattcaatattattattttgatcGATCAAAATTTTGAGTTATTGCTAAATTATATAAGAAATATTACTAcaagtatttttcattttatttaggGTCAAGCATCAAATAAGCCTCTATCATAGTGGTCTTTATCACgtttagctccctatagttgAAGTTGGGCTAAACCTTTATACTACCTAAAATCGAACAATCGGGCCCTCTGCCCTAACAGCAACTTAACATCGTTAATTTTCGTCGGAAACTCGCCGAAAACACTGCTTTGGCGAAGCccttcaccaccaccaccaccaccaccaccaccacccacgGTGGCGGAACAATGGCGCCACCTTCCACACCGTCCGCCCCTCCATTTCCTTCCCATCTTCCTCTCTCCCGCACTACGTCTTCTCCCTCCTCCTCTTCCACCTCCGCCTCTCTCATCGACGTCGCAACCCGCCGCCGCATCCCCCCTCTCTCCCTGCCCTTCCTCTCCTTGCTCTTCCTCAGCGCCATCATCTCCCCTTCCAATCCCCTCTCTTCCGACTCCGACATCTCCCACCAAATCCACCTCACCAGACCGGCGATCGCCTTTGTCACATCTGCAACCGCCGCTGCCCTAGGGGATGGTGGTGCTCGACtctcctgagttcgaatccatCCTGCTCCTCTGTGGCGGCGAATTCGATCCGCCGGAGGTGTTCCAGGACGACACGGCGACGATTCTCTATTCCTCGAGCACTACGAGGAGGGTAAAGGGGTGTTTCCGGCCAATTTTCGGCGAAAATTAACGATGTTaagaaacaaaattaaaatagttaacggtgttaaacggccgttaagtcggagggccTGATTGTTCGAAATTAAGGACTTCAGGGGTTTAATTGgaccaacttcgactatagggatctAAAACTGTTTttagtcattcgatcatcaagatctacggtggatgcatcatcttgttggatgaatgcagatcctggatTCGAATCATGAAGGgagcaatttattttttatttttttgagtgcattaattttaacagcgaatgcattaatttttacagtggatgtaTTAGATTTGAATCATCTGATGATTCTCACGttttcacaaataatgtagttctctatagaaccacaccatatatatatatataaagcttTGGGTTGAatcttttttttgggggggcaTTAAGCCCAATATATGTAGGCCCTTGTTTTATCAGCCCAAATTcagataattattatttatgccAGAATAAGAACACGCGcgtgagtgagagagaggggagaTGAAACATCATTTTCTTTTCCCAAGAATGCAAC
The sequence above is a segment of the Salvia miltiorrhiza cultivar Shanhuang (shh) unplaced genomic scaffold, IMPLAD_Smil_shh fragScaff_scaffold_108:::fragment_2:::debris, whole genome shotgun sequence genome. Coding sequences within it:
- the LOC131002331 gene encoding uncharacterized protein LOC131002331 isoform X1 produces the protein MALLLSVSFSMPHCHRQTQFQASHSSRLTGGRLLNSLTSRTVKRHLSPKYSGGGVISLNESHRCNSRQWLEPVLCDVGVCCCVNVQISGYWMGPDVEDGWGFVEASVLILASSHSGHMW